The following proteins are co-located in the Spirosoma montaniterrae genome:
- the rdgB gene encoding RdgB/HAM1 family non-canonical purine NTP pyrophosphatase: protein MELCFATNNQHKLAEVAAVLGDAFTLKTLLDIGCTDELPETSGTIPGNSRQKAEYVWKHFGLSCFADDSGLEIDALNGEPGVDSAYYSGSRDFNANIQKVLSKLNGQTNRKARFVTVFTLILHGVEHQFEGIFDGQIVDAPRGVNGFGYDPIFLPDGYDRTLAELSMDEKNAISHRAKALVKMVAYLRNT, encoded by the coding sequence ATGGAACTTTGCTTTGCCACCAACAACCAACACAAATTAGCCGAAGTAGCTGCCGTACTCGGTGATGCGTTTACGCTCAAAACCCTGCTCGACATTGGCTGCACCGACGAGTTGCCCGAAACCTCCGGCACTATTCCCGGCAACTCGCGCCAGAAGGCCGAATATGTCTGGAAACATTTCGGCCTTTCGTGCTTCGCCGACGATTCAGGGCTGGAAATAGACGCGCTCAACGGTGAGCCTGGCGTCGATTCGGCCTATTATTCAGGTAGCCGTGATTTTAACGCCAACATTCAGAAAGTACTTTCTAAGCTGAACGGACAAACAAACCGCAAAGCTCGGTTTGTGACGGTGTTTACGCTCATACTACACGGAGTAGAACACCAGTTTGAAGGGATTTTTGATGGACAAATTGTTGACGCACCACGCGGAGTCAACGGCTTCGGCTACGACCCTATTTTCCTGCCCGACGGCTATGACCGCACCCTCGCCGAATTGAGCATGGACGAAAAAAACGCCATCAGCCACCGGGCAAAAGCGTTGGTAAAAATGGTTGCGTACCTGCGCAACACCTGA
- a CDS encoding YifB family Mg chelatase-like AAA ATPase, with translation MLAKTFGAAVYGVNATIITIEVTVSQGLHFFMVGLPDSAVKESEQRVEASLKHLGYRMPRQKIVVNLAPADIRKEGSAYDLPIALCVLQSSEQISPQRNLDDYVIMGELSLDGRLRPIKGVLPIAIEARKRGYKGFVLPIENAPEAAIVNNLDVIGVETLQDAAEFISGKKDIEPLVCDTRDLFQSQVNGYEVDFSHVQGQENIKRAMEIAAAGGHNVIMIGPPGAGKTMLAKRLPTILPPLTLQEALETTKIHSVAGKLGTRATLIATRPYRAPHHTISDAALVGGGSFPQPGEISLAHNGVLFLDELPEFKRSALEVMRQPLEDRKVSISRAKWAVEFPASFMLIASMNPCPCGYYNHPEKECVCAPGLVQKYLAKISGPLLDRIDLHVEVTPVSFDQMTANRPAEPSEAIRARVIRARDSQTARFEKQSGIYSNAMMPSQMVKDVCQIGDAGRALLKTAMERLGLSARAYDRILKVSRTIADLAGSEEIKIEHLAEAIQYRSLDRENWAG, from the coding sequence ATGTTAGCGAAAACTTTCGGCGCGGCTGTGTACGGCGTCAACGCCACCATTATTACCATTGAAGTCACCGTTAGTCAGGGACTTCATTTTTTTATGGTCGGCCTGCCCGACAGTGCCGTGAAAGAGAGCGAGCAGCGCGTTGAAGCCTCGCTCAAGCACCTCGGCTACCGAATGCCCCGTCAGAAAATTGTGGTCAACCTGGCTCCTGCCGATATTCGTAAAGAAGGCTCAGCTTATGATCTGCCTATCGCGCTCTGCGTCTTGCAATCGTCCGAACAAATTAGTCCTCAGCGCAATTTAGACGATTACGTTATTATGGGCGAGCTTTCGCTCGACGGACGGTTGCGGCCAATTAAAGGCGTCTTGCCTATTGCCATCGAAGCCCGTAAACGCGGCTATAAAGGATTCGTGCTGCCTATTGAAAATGCTCCCGAAGCCGCTATCGTTAATAACTTAGACGTTATCGGCGTCGAAACCTTGCAGGATGCCGCCGAATTTATTTCGGGTAAAAAAGACATTGAACCACTCGTGTGCGACACCCGCGATTTATTTCAAAGTCAGGTAAACGGCTACGAAGTCGATTTTTCGCACGTGCAGGGGCAGGAGAATATTAAGCGGGCCATGGAAATTGCGGCTGCGGGCGGACACAACGTAATTATGATTGGTCCGCCGGGTGCGGGCAAAACCATGCTCGCCAAGCGATTGCCCACTATTTTGCCGCCTTTAACCTTGCAGGAAGCACTCGAAACCACCAAAATTCACTCGGTAGCGGGTAAGCTCGGCACCCGTGCTACGCTCATTGCCACCCGACCATACCGCGCCCCGCACCATACAATCTCCGACGCGGCTTTGGTAGGTGGTGGGAGCTTTCCGCAACCGGGCGAAATCTCGCTGGCGCATAACGGCGTGCTGTTTTTAGACGAACTGCCCGAGTTTAAACGCTCGGCACTGGAGGTGATGCGGCAACCCCTCGAAGACCGCAAGGTGAGCATCTCACGGGCTAAATGGGCAGTAGAGTTTCCGGCGAGTTTTATGCTCATCGCCAGCATGAATCCTTGCCCGTGTGGCTACTATAACCACCCTGAAAAAGAGTGCGTTTGCGCCCCCGGACTGGTACAGAAATACCTCGCCAAAATCAGCGGCCCCCTGCTCGACCGGATCGACCTGCACGTAGAAGTAACACCGGTTTCGTTTGATCAAATGACTGCCAACCGCCCCGCCGAACCCAGCGAAGCCATTCGGGCGCGCGTGATTCGGGCGCGTGATAGTCAAACGGCACGATTTGAGAAGCAGAGCGGCATTTATTCCAACGCCATGATGCCGTCGCAGATGGTGAAAGACGTTTGCCAGATTGGCGACGCGGGCCGTGCGCTGCTCAAAACGGCAATGGAACGGCTGGGGCTGTCGGCCCGCGCCTACGACCGCATCCTGAAAGTCTCGCGCACCATTGCCGACCTCGCCGGTTCGGAGGAAATAAAAATTGAACACCTGGCCGAAGCCATTCAGTACCGGAGTTTAGATCGCGAAAATTGGGCAGGGTGA
- a CDS encoding DUF3291 domain-containing protein, with protein MSLVTVTVLRYQPRMRFRAFANMGRVLMQPIRAEGLRFSKLMGSGIDFGLIPDLSTYVHLGVWEDTEHANAFQQTSAYHQLQDGTEQVRTLYLSPLKSHGHWDGINPFPVVSQQPRQDCSLMAVLTRATIRPRALPDFWRHVPQARQRLREQGDKLLFGIGVGEVPLIQQCTISVWRDAAAVDQYAYRQSGHREVVRLTRQRNWYSEELFARFRVLQGAEDMFTA; from the coding sequence ATGAGCCTTGTTACCGTAACTGTTCTTCGCTATCAACCCCGTATGCGTTTTCGGGCGTTTGCCAATATGGGCCGGGTGCTGATGCAACCTATTCGGGCCGAGGGTCTTCGATTCAGCAAACTCATGGGTAGCGGCATTGACTTCGGCCTGATTCCCGACCTCTCAACCTACGTTCATCTTGGTGTTTGGGAAGATACCGAACACGCCAACGCCTTTCAGCAAACGTCGGCTTATCACCAGCTTCAGGACGGAACCGAACAGGTCAGAACGCTCTATTTATCGCCACTGAAGTCGCACGGGCATTGGGATGGCATCAATCCTTTTCCAGTTGTGAGCCAACAACCCCGGCAAGATTGTTCGCTGATGGCTGTTCTTACTCGTGCTACTATCCGCCCACGTGCCCTACCCGATTTCTGGCGACACGTACCGCAGGCCCGCCAACGACTTCGTGAACAGGGCGATAAGCTGTTGTTTGGTATTGGCGTTGGTGAGGTGCCTTTGATCCAGCAATGCACCATCAGCGTGTGGCGCGACGCTGCCGCCGTTGATCAATATGCCTACCGTCAAAGCGGCCATCGCGAAGTAGTGCGCCTGACCCGACAGCGTAACTGGTATAGCGAAGAACTTTTCGCCCGGTTCAGGGTGCTTCAGGGGGCTGAGGATATGTTCACTGCCTGA
- a CDS encoding DHH family phosphoesterase, with protein MQDIDAIGTLIGQPQTVLITTHQNPDADAMGSSLGLAGYLRKKGHHVTVVTPTDYGQNLHWLSGNEGVIDFNEKSRVQVTQLVADADVIFCLDFSALDRIRDLAPLVRQARARKVMIDHHLEPESFADLQLWDTSAAATAQLIFQLITALGDKELIDVPIAECLYAGLMTDTGSFRHGNTTGDVHRTAAELLDIGIDVSSIHRRIFDNVSLDKFRLLGYVLNEKLKVLPQYKFAYIMLTDSELKRYRSKTGDTEGMVNYALAVEGVVMAAILIDRVDEIRLSFRSVGDFSVRELASTHFNGGGHRNAAGGRSKLSLAETERRLLDVLPLYQQQLAEVV; from the coding sequence ATGCAAGATATTGACGCAATCGGTACGCTGATTGGGCAACCCCAAACCGTGCTGATTACCACCCACCAAAACCCCGATGCCGACGCCATGGGCTCGTCGCTGGGGCTGGCGGGTTACCTCCGAAAAAAAGGCCACCACGTTACAGTTGTGACACCCACCGACTATGGGCAAAATCTGCACTGGCTCTCCGGTAACGAGGGTGTTATCGATTTTAACGAGAAATCGCGGGTGCAGGTAACGCAACTGGTGGCTGATGCCGATGTTATCTTCTGCCTCGATTTTTCGGCCCTCGACCGCATTCGCGATCTGGCTCCGCTGGTGCGGCAGGCCCGCGCCCGCAAGGTCATGATCGATCATCATCTTGAACCCGAATCGTTCGCCGACTTGCAGTTGTGGGATACGTCGGCAGCCGCCACGGCACAATTGATTTTTCAGCTTATTACCGCATTGGGCGATAAAGAATTAATCGATGTACCCATCGCTGAGTGTCTGTATGCGGGTCTGATGACCGATACGGGTTCGTTCCGGCACGGTAATACGACGGGCGATGTACACCGGACAGCCGCTGAACTGCTCGACATCGGCATCGACGTGAGCAGCATTCACCGGCGCATCTTCGATAACGTATCGCTCGATAAGTTTCGGTTGCTGGGTTACGTACTCAACGAAAAACTGAAAGTATTGCCCCAGTATAAGTTTGCCTACATCATGCTGACCGACAGTGAACTGAAGCGGTATCGCTCAAAAACCGGCGACACCGAAGGTATGGTAAACTACGCGCTGGCGGTTGAAGGCGTGGTAATGGCGGCTATTTTGATTGACCGTGTCGACGAAATTCGGTTGTCGTTCCGGTCAGTCGGCGATTTTTCGGTGCGCGAACTGGCGAGTACGCATTTCAACGGCGGTGGGCATCGAAATGCGGCTGGTGGTCGTTCCAAATTATCGCTGGCCGAAACCGAGCGTCGGCTGCTCGACGTGTTGCCGCTCTATCAGCAGCAACTGGCAGAAGTTGTCTGA
- a CDS encoding FKBP-type peptidyl-prolyl cis-trans isomerase, with amino-acid sequence MSFKQLGQAALIVAVLASCGKNRVQVTENGLKYQIHEDAGDARKAKIGDILTMHLTLMNSKDSVLRDTHKEGAPFQMLLQVPPFKGSYEEGLTKLGKGDSAVFYVSADSLFARAMQSFPPGVQKGTDIGIAVKLLNVQSEDEFKKTQAADFEKQKGVDAKIIQDYISKNGLTGKVQKTEGGVYYVVTQPGSGPTPNRGDAVSVHYTGKLLDGKVFDSSRTNPQAGGKPAQFQVGVGMVIPGWEEGVMKMHKGEKTTLIIPSTLAYGPRGNQGIPPNSVLLFDIELIDIQKGQPGMAPGMPQPGR; translated from the coding sequence ATGTCTTTCAAACAGTTAGGCCAGGCCGCCCTGATTGTCGCCGTGCTGGCGTCGTGCGGTAAAAACCGCGTTCAGGTAACGGAAAACGGGCTGAAGTACCAGATTCACGAAGATGCTGGCGATGCCCGTAAAGCTAAAATTGGCGATATTCTGACCATGCACCTGACGCTGATGAACAGCAAAGATTCAGTGCTGCGCGATACGCACAAAGAAGGTGCGCCATTCCAGATGTTGTTGCAGGTGCCACCGTTTAAAGGCTCCTATGAAGAAGGCTTGACCAAACTCGGCAAAGGCGACAGTGCTGTGTTCTACGTGAGTGCCGACTCACTGTTTGCGCGGGCTATGCAGTCGTTTCCTCCGGGTGTGCAGAAAGGTACTGACATTGGCATAGCGGTGAAACTTCTGAACGTTCAGAGCGAAGACGAATTCAAGAAAACACAGGCGGCTGATTTTGAAAAGCAAAAAGGTGTCGACGCCAAAATTATTCAGGACTACATTAGCAAAAATGGCCTGACGGGCAAGGTGCAGAAAACCGAGGGTGGTGTTTACTACGTAGTGACGCAACCCGGCAGCGGCCCTACCCCCAACCGGGGCGATGCGGTTTCGGTGCATTACACAGGCAAGTTGCTCGATGGTAAAGTATTCGACAGTTCGCGTACAAATCCGCAGGCAGGTGGTAAGCCCGCACAGTTTCAGGTAGGCGTAGGCATGGTGATTCCGGGCTGGGAAGAGGGCGTGATGAAGATGCACAAAGGCGAGAAAACTACGCTGATTATCCCATCGACACTGGCTTACGGACCGCGCGGCAATCAGGGCATTCCTCCCAACTCGGTGCTGTTGTTCGATATTGAACTGATCGACATTCAGAAAGGGCAGCCGGGCATGGCACCGGGTATGCCACAGCCGGGCCGGTAG
- a CDS encoding nucleoside-diphosphate kinase, with the protein MATNRTFTMIKPDAVEAGYTGAIIKMIEEAGFRIVSMSKTQLTPERAGQFYAVHSQRPFYNDLCAYMSSGAIVPMVLEKENAVADFRKLIGATNPAQAEEGTIRKLFAKSLEANAIHGSDSDENAQIEGSFFFSGTEQF; encoded by the coding sequence ATGGCAACGAACCGAACGTTCACCATGATTAAGCCCGATGCCGTTGAGGCCGGGTACACCGGAGCAATCATCAAAATGATCGAAGAAGCGGGTTTCCGCATCGTGTCGATGAGTAAAACCCAACTGACGCCCGAGCGGGCCGGTCAGTTTTATGCTGTTCACAGTCAGCGGCCTTTTTACAACGATCTTTGCGCATACATGTCGTCGGGAGCGATTGTACCGATGGTTTTGGAGAAAGAAAACGCCGTAGCCGACTTTCGCAAGCTGATTGGAGCCACCAACCCGGCGCAGGCCGAAGAAGGCACAATCCGCAAACTGTTCGCTAAATCGCTGGAAGCCAACGCCATTCACGGCTCAGATTCTGACGAAAACGCGCAGATCGAAGGCAGCTTCTTCTTCTCAGGAACCGAGCAATTCTAA
- a CDS encoding FKBP-type peptidyl-prolyl cis-trans isomerase yields MIVTPSRFFWAYSLLAVSALLASCQEQGEALIDRKRRENEADIQAYITANNISATNLENGIYFFPTKTVPNAQAPATGDEVRYHYIARRLDGVIVDSTDIAGNVPASVILAENATTGITLGKYAAILKLKEGEEGSVLVPAFADGGRVGTLLLPQYSPVRYDMRIVSVRTENEQIRDYIRTNNLTVTTTTSDSVRVIKTLVQPTDSAAITTGKNVTINYTGYRLDGSTFDSNNTGSFRVTIGTTNSIQGLQSGLLQMRAGEKGTIIFPSKVGYGATGTGRGAQRILPYTPLRFDIQVVKVQ; encoded by the coding sequence ATGATTGTTACACCATCGCGTTTTTTCTGGGCCTACAGCCTGTTGGCCGTTTCGGCACTTCTGGCGTCGTGTCAGGAACAGGGTGAAGCCTTGATTGATCGCAAACGACGCGAAAACGAGGCCGACATTCAGGCATACATTACGGCCAATAATATCTCGGCCACTAATCTCGAAAACGGAATTTATTTTTTCCCGACCAAAACGGTTCCAAATGCCCAGGCTCCGGCAACGGGCGACGAAGTGCGCTATCATTACATTGCCCGCCGGTTAGATGGCGTCATTGTTGATAGCACCGATATTGCCGGCAATGTACCGGCGTCGGTGATTCTGGCCGAGAATGCAACTACGGGCATTACATTAGGTAAGTATGCGGCTATTCTGAAATTGAAGGAAGGCGAAGAAGGTTCGGTACTGGTACCCGCTTTTGCTGATGGAGGTCGGGTGGGCACGTTGCTGTTGCCGCAGTATTCGCCCGTGCGCTACGACATGCGTATTGTGAGCGTTCGCACTGAAAACGAACAGATTCGCGACTATATCCGCACCAATAACCTGACTGTAACAACGACAACCAGCGACAGTGTACGGGTAATCAAAACACTCGTACAGCCAACAGATTCGGCAGCGATTACGACGGGGAAAAATGTGACAATTAATTATACCGGTTATCGCTTGGACGGCAGCACTTTCGACTCTAATAACACAGGGAGTTTCCGAGTAACAATTGGAACTACCAACTCTATTCAAGGTTTACAATCTGGGTTACTGCAAATGCGGGCGGGTGAAAAGGGTACTATCATTTTCCCTTCAAAAGTGGGTTATGGTGCTACCGGTACGGGTCGTGGGGCACAACGAATTTTGCCATATACGCCCTTACGCTTTGACATACAGGTAGTAAAAGTGCAGTAA
- a CDS encoding RNA polymerase sigma factor: protein MEKAQVNDSELISLYIRGNEKAFARLVQKHKSKIYTTIYLIVKDQYVAEDLMQDTFIKAVDTLKSGKYNEEGKFLPWIIRIAHNLAIDYFRRDKRYPNVVFEDGSSVFNTLEFSEDSVESLQIRQETHEHLRELIQRLPEQQRQVLIMRHYEEMSFQEIADATGVSINTALGRMRYALINLRKQLSKRSPSYDKNLYPR, encoded by the coding sequence ATGGAAAAAGCCCAGGTAAACGACAGTGAGTTGATTTCCCTGTACATTCGTGGTAATGAGAAAGCCTTTGCTCGTTTAGTACAAAAGCATAAGTCGAAGATTTACACCACCATTTATTTGATTGTCAAGGATCAGTACGTGGCGGAAGATTTAATGCAGGATACGTTTATTAAAGCCGTAGACACGCTAAAATCGGGTAAATACAACGAGGAAGGCAAGTTTCTACCCTGGATCATTCGGATCGCTCACAACTTGGCAATTGACTATTTCCGAAGAGATAAACGCTACCCCAATGTGGTGTTTGAAGACGGAAGCAGTGTGTTCAATACGCTCGAATTTTCGGAAGATTCGGTTGAATCGCTCCAAATCAGGCAGGAAACACACGAGCATTTGCGTGAACTGATTCAGCGATTGCCTGAACAGCAACGTCAAGTGTTGATCATGCGGCATTACGAGGAAATGAGTTTCCAGGAAATTGCCGATGCGACCGGCGTCAGTATTAACACGGCTTTGGGACGTATGCGTTACGCGTTAATCAATTTGCGTAAGCAACTAAGCAAACGTTCGCCGAGTTATGACAAAAACCTTTACCCAAGATGA
- a CDS encoding peptidylprolyl isomerase, whose amino-acid sequence MSVINKIRERSGLAVGIIAVSLILFIVGGDLLGGGNLFSGNQQKVGEIAGQSIDYQEYNAKVDELREQFQQQTGRTPAEQDLVQLREQAWNQLLFEIAYQAEFDKLGLKVSPEELIDMVQGNNISPAVRQAFTNPQTGVFDKNGIISFLKGLKNQPPDRQAAWAAFEKNLVAERLREKYESLMRLSSFVTTAQAQKEYQAQNSKADLKFLLVPYYTINDTAVKVTDSQLQDYLNTHKDEFPGVNSRSIQYVTFSVAPSKEDSAALYAQIKSLARGLGGAQNDSTFAQQNSDVRVPLYLTAGEMPEQLRASIPTFSPGGIYGPFREGNTYFIYKYGGSKKDTSFTARASHILIRPTAQTDSAKADARRRAEGILKQIQAGAAFEALAQQFSADGSAQNGGDLGYFKNNGQMVKPFESAVFGATSEGLIPRIVETDFGFHIIKVTQPKTNTLYRVVGIGKTIEASQATRDEALRKADQFAADVRTKDAFDAKVKEDKSLIVATADRIPEGASTINALTDARQVVRWAFEDKTDVGSVSEPFEVGNQYVIAVLNNKTDKDDVKVDDYRAELTAKVRNELKAGQIMGKLGNTTGTLEAIAQKYGAGALVEEVQDVNLATGFLKSAGVDPVALGRAFGQKPGKRSKPFAGDAGVLIVETTRLTPAPAVADYTLYKTQLQQNQTARLGFYINEAIKEAAKVEDRRAKFY is encoded by the coding sequence ATGTCTGTTATTAACAAGATTAGAGAACGATCAGGCTTGGCAGTCGGCATCATTGCTGTTAGCTTAATCCTGTTTATTGTAGGGGGAGATTTGCTGGGTGGCGGAAACCTCTTCAGTGGAAATCAGCAAAAAGTAGGCGAAATTGCTGGTCAATCCATCGATTATCAGGAATATAACGCCAAAGTAGACGAACTCCGGGAACAGTTTCAGCAGCAGACAGGCCGCACCCCGGCTGAGCAGGACCTCGTTCAACTCCGCGAGCAAGCCTGGAATCAGCTTTTGTTCGAGATTGCGTACCAGGCCGAATTCGATAAACTGGGGCTGAAAGTATCGCCCGAAGAATTGATCGACATGGTGCAGGGAAATAACATCAGCCCCGCCGTGCGGCAAGCCTTTACAAACCCACAAACAGGCGTTTTCGACAAAAACGGCATCATTAGCTTCCTGAAAGGGTTAAAGAACCAACCACCCGACCGGCAGGCTGCGTGGGCTGCGTTTGAGAAAAACTTGGTGGCCGAGCGGTTGCGTGAAAAATACGAGAGCCTGATGCGTCTGTCGTCTTTCGTTACTACTGCCCAAGCGCAAAAAGAGTATCAGGCACAAAATTCAAAAGCTGATCTGAAATTTCTTCTTGTGCCATACTACACCATCAATGATACGGCGGTGAAGGTAACGGATTCGCAATTGCAGGATTATCTCAATACCCACAAAGACGAGTTTCCTGGTGTCAACAGCCGTTCTATCCAGTATGTAACGTTCTCGGTAGCTCCGTCGAAAGAAGACAGTGCCGCACTCTACGCCCAGATTAAATCGCTGGCACGGGGACTGGGTGGCGCACAAAATGATTCGACGTTTGCGCAACAAAACTCCGACGTTCGGGTGCCGCTGTACCTGACAGCCGGAGAAATGCCCGAGCAACTCCGGGCGTCGATTCCGACGTTCTCGCCGGGCGGCATCTACGGTCCGTTTCGCGAAGGCAACACCTATTTTATCTACAAATACGGTGGCTCCAAGAAAGATACGAGCTTTACGGCCCGCGCCAGCCATATCCTGATTCGCCCAACGGCACAAACGGATTCTGCCAAAGCCGATGCGCGTCGTCGGGCCGAAGGTATTCTGAAGCAAATTCAGGCCGGTGCCGCGTTTGAAGCACTGGCACAGCAGTTCAGTGCCGACGGATCGGCGCAGAACGGTGGCGATTTGGGGTATTTCAAAAATAACGGCCAAATGGTGAAGCCGTTTGAATCGGCAGTATTCGGAGCTACTTCCGAAGGGTTGATTCCGCGCATTGTGGAAACGGATTTTGGTTTCCACATCATTAAGGTGACGCAACCGAAAACCAATACGCTGTATCGGGTGGTAGGTATCGGTAAAACCATTGAAGCCAGCCAGGCAACCCGCGATGAAGCCTTGCGCAAAGCCGATCAGTTTGCAGCAGACGTGCGTACAAAAGACGCTTTCGATGCCAAGGTGAAAGAAGATAAATCGCTGATTGTAGCTACAGCCGACCGTATTCCGGAAGGAGCCTCGACCATTAACGCGCTAACCGATGCCCGTCAGGTTGTACGCTGGGCATTCGAGGATAAAACGGATGTTGGCAGTGTTTCAGAACCATTTGAAGTGGGTAATCAATATGTGATTGCGGTGCTGAACAACAAGACCGACAAAGACGACGTAAAGGTTGACGACTACCGCGCTGAACTGACCGCCAAAGTTCGCAATGAACTGAAAGCCGGGCAGATCATGGGGAAACTTGGTAATACCACGGGCACACTCGAAGCGATAGCGCAGAAATACGGGGCTGGTGCGCTGGTTGAAGAAGTACAGGACGTGAACTTAGCCACAGGCTTCCTGAAAAGCGCGGGCGTTGACCCCGTTGCGCTGGGCCGCGCTTTCGGGCAGAAGCCGGGCAAACGCTCGAAACCCTTTGCGGGCGATGCTGGTGTGCTGATTGTTGAAACCACCCGCCTGACCCCGGCCCCCGCCGTTGCTGACTATACGCTTTACAAAACTCAGCTTCAGCAGAATCAGACTGCCCGTTTAGGTTTCTATATCAACGAAGCCATCAAGGAAGCTGCCAAAGTAGAAGATCGACGGGCCAAGTTCTATTAA
- the nth gene encoding endonuclease III, which yields MQKKERFRRFLDYFIQHYPEPQTELNFTNPFELLVAVILSAQCTDKRINQITPALFARFPEPESLAAASVDEVFTYIRSVSYPNNKAKHLVGMARTLLEKFGGEIPATVEELQTLPGVGRKTAHVILSVVYNAPTMAVDTHVFRVSHRLGLAPLSATTPLAVEKALMAYIPKQYVPKAHHWLILHGRYVCVARAPKCEICQLKDFCKFYQKHQNHQNQD from the coding sequence ATGCAAAAGAAAGAGCGTTTCCGCCGTTTTCTTGACTACTTTATCCAGCACTATCCCGAACCGCAAACCGAACTGAATTTTACTAATCCGTTTGAATTGCTGGTGGCCGTGATTTTATCGGCGCAGTGTACCGACAAGCGAATTAATCAAATTACTCCCGCGCTGTTCGCCCGTTTTCCCGAACCCGAGTCGCTGGCAGCGGCTTCGGTCGATGAAGTCTTTACCTACATTCGCAGTGTGTCGTATCCAAACAACAAGGCAAAGCACCTCGTTGGCATGGCAAGGACACTATTGGAAAAATTTGGAGGGGAAATTCCGGCAACGGTCGAAGAGTTGCAGACGCTGCCGGGCGTAGGTCGCAAGACAGCGCATGTGATTCTCTCGGTGGTGTACAATGCGCCAACGATGGCGGTCGACACGCACGTATTCAGGGTATCGCACCGGCTGGGGCTGGCTCCGCTGTCGGCAACTACGCCTTTAGCCGTCGAAAAAGCATTGATGGCTTACATCCCGAAACAGTACGTCCCGAAAGCACATCATTGGCTCATCCTGCACGGTCGGTACGTCTGCGTTGCCCGCGCCCCCAAATGCGAAATATGCCAGTTGAAAGATTTCTGTAAGTTTTACCAGAAGCATCAGAACCATCAGAACCAGGATTAG